cttcgcttttctttctggccttcttccttccttcgTGAAAGGCAGGGCACTGGTGGGCAATGGGGAAATGACGGATGTGGCGTGCATGGTCTACTCCGGCCTCGGTGGGGTCATCATGGTATGCCTTCTCGGTGTCGTTACTCTAGGCTTCTTTATCTCTACGTACTACTACCgacgtgtgtgcctgcggaCGGAAAAGCGACCACCCCGAGTGGTCTGCTTCGACCTACTCAAGATGGTCACGGCCGGGTTTGTAGCCTCTTTGGCCAACTACACGTTCACCGCAAAAGTGACGTGGGCGGCGGGCGGCATTACAGTCCGCAACAAGCCACTCGAGGGAATCGGCTGGTATGGTGCTATCTCTGTCGTCGATGTCCTCATCGGCACCCCACTGTCAATAGCTATCGGACGCCTCATCAATCGGACTTGTCAACTCCTGGAGAAGCAGATGCGCACGCCATCCCCATTGAAAGTCACGATTCACCAGAACACTATTTACGGCAAGTACAGTGACGAACACGATTCCACTTGTGATTACCGCGATTTCGTGCCGCCTGTGAGGTGGGTCTGGTGGTACTCTCAGACGGTCACCTGgacgtgggcgtgtgtgcttggcgAAACGATCTCGGGCCTGATTGTTCTGTATAGCTTTCTTCTTGTCAAATCAGTATGGAATCCGGTGGCGTGGATTGCTGTCATGATTTCGTTCTGGAACGTCAACTGTCTCTTGAAGCAGtacgtggtggtgctgtttGGTCGCACTATTCTGTCCTATCTGCGCCTTGCACTGATCGACTTTTTTAACAAGTacacgcagcgcacgcctGCCTGGCCGCCGCCCTAGCGCTTTCCACACCCGTGCGGCAggagacaaagaaaaaagaagaaccGGAGCACCAGAAAAACTGCCGTGGATCTCAAGTGTACGGGAATTGTTCCTGCAGGCCAGCACGAGAAAGAAGgcgcggaaaaaaaaggaggcaCCGGTCCCACATCCCTCCCCCTAAAAGAAAGAAGACGTAAAGACTGCTGCCACTCTTGATGTTTACATCTACCGCTTTGCGCTGTGGATGCAAAAAGGCATATAGCAGGAGCTGAAGCGCACAGTGAGAATGAGTGAGAGGCCACACTCGGGTCTCTCCTGTGTTTTGATAGCCtagggtgtgtgcgcgacACCAAAGCCTGTACATGCTCCACAATGACGGtctacccctctctcttcgctggCCATAGCACCGGAGGGCAGGTGACCTCGACGTGTATCTCGATCCTTGTCGATGTTCTTGCTCGTACTGCCCCAGTTGTGCTCTTTGTGCCCCTTTCCCTTGTCTCAGTCTTTTTGCATTGTTTCTCCAGGGAGCGGGACGCTCTCCTCTGACCAGCACCTAATGAAAGCGCTGGGCCGTGGCCCCATCACGCGGCTTGCcaacaccgccgcccccggTTCCTCGGCAGCTCTAGGTTCGGTCTATAGCCGCGATGACTGGAACACAGGACGTGACTTGAATTCcgaagagaggcggtgcgggaTACTCACACGCTTGTGCACGCTTTCCCCTCACTCTTCGCGAGAAGGGGCATTGACGGCGTGCGAagtggcgccgctggaggCTGTGATACGCGCTCAGTGCACGGACTCACAGGTGACAGAGGTAGACGCAGAGGGGCGTGGCGCCTTTCTCGAGAAGGCACCCAAAGGGCGTTGGCGCAAGATCTCCCGCTCAAAGACTCTGCTGGTGGAGGACACAGCCACTCCATTCAGTGACCCAGATAAGAGTTTCGCCCCGCGTGTGCAGAGCTACGGCGAGTACGTGCGGAGGATCGGGAGGCTGCCGGAagggcggccgctgctgcgcttcgcaATGTT
This portion of the Leishmania panamensis strain MHOM/PA/94/PSC-1 chromosome 11 sequence genome encodes:
- a CDS encoding hypothetical protein (TriTrypDB/GeneDB-style sysID: LpmP.11.1320) translates to MTDVACMVYSGLGGVIMVCLLGVVTLGFFISTYYYRRVCLRTEKRPPRVVCFDLLKMVTAGFVASLANYTFTAKVTWAAGGITVRNKPLEGIGWYGAISVVDVLIGTPLSIAIGRLINRTCQLLEKQMRTPSPLKVTIHQNTIYGKYSDEHDSTCDYRDFVPPVRWVWWYSQTVTWTWACVLGETISGLIVLYSFLLVKSVWNPVAWIAVMISFWNVNCLLKQYVVVLFGRTILSYLRLALIDFFNKYTQRTPAWPPP